Proteins from a single region of Abyssalbus ytuae:
- a CDS encoding SusE domain-containing protein: protein MKKLIFTLIAFTSLLGFYACDNEDYLVFTATPDAEGVEFTTSAASEYLLSDETEDNIIERFVWNEADFGAQTNVNYDLEGSISSTFDEKTVLAITSETNAAITVEQLLVFANELGLDNDPTTTDENGLPDNKGEVFVRVRAYAGTGTGNALEVYSSVQALPITVVEKIASEGCPSIYVLGAALADIGWNFLAESEILCENDVLQGKFAFTEGNFRFFEENGDWGSGLGYNYYSDLGYTIDAGFVSAGDGDDNFTFVGTPGVYTLTIDNINKEITLTTNSLWAVGYAVPGGFTFDETNTVELIEISPDVWQASIALTNDIFRFFSIFNDWDSGLNYPYFADKGYTIDPDFQVQSDGGADANFEFIGTPDTYTLTIDANNLTITLE from the coding sequence ATGAAAAAATTAATATTTACTTTAATAGCATTCACATCTCTTTTAGGGTTTTATGCTTGTGATAATGAAGATTATCTGGTGTTTACGGCTACACCGGACGCAGAAGGAGTAGAATTTACAACATCAGCTGCTTCAGAATATTTACTTTCTGATGAAACAGAAGATAATATTATAGAACGTTTTGTATGGAATGAAGCCGATTTTGGAGCTCAAACCAATGTGAATTATGATCTGGAAGGGTCTATCAGTTCCACTTTTGATGAAAAGACAGTTTTAGCCATTACAAGTGAAACCAATGCAGCGATAACTGTAGAGCAACTTTTAGTTTTTGCAAATGAGTTAGGCTTGGATAATGACCCGACTACAACTGATGAAAACGGATTGCCGGATAATAAAGGAGAAGTTTTTGTTAGGGTAAGAGCTTATGCAGGTACCGGTACCGGTAATGCATTGGAAGTATATTCAAGTGTACAGGCATTACCTATTACTGTAGTGGAAAAAATTGCCAGTGAAGGTTGTCCGTCAATTTATGTTTTAGGAGCGGCACTAGCTGATATAGGATGGAATTTCCTTGCAGAAAGTGAAATATTATGTGAAAATGACGTATTGCAGGGAAAATTTGCTTTCACAGAAGGTAATTTTAGATTTTTTGAAGAAAATGGCGATTGGGGTAGCGGTCTAGGGTATAACTATTATTCAGATTTAGGCTATACCATTGATGCTGGTTTTGTTTCCGCTGGGGACGGGGATGATAATTTTACATTTGTAGGAACTCCCGGAGTATATACCCTTACCATTGATAATATAAACAAAGAAATAACATTAACTACTAACTCTCTTTGGGCAGTAGGATATGCAGTACCTGGTGGTTTTACTTTTGATGAAACTAATACAGTAGAGCTTATAGAGATTAGCCCGGATGTATGGCAGGCTTCCATAGCTCTTACTAATGATATTTTCCGTTTCTTTTCAATATTTAATGATTGGGATTCCGGTTTAAACTATCCTTATTTTGCCGATAAGGGATATACCATAGACCCCGATTTTCAGGTACAAAGTGATGGAGGTGCAGATGCGAACTTTGAATTTATCGGAACACCGGATACTTATACCCTTACTATAGACGCAAATAACCTAACCATTACTTTGGAGTAA
- a CDS encoding RagB/SusD family nutrient uptake outer membrane protein, translated as MKRITKLNWFLMSFLALITATSCIDDLDVQPGDPDIILADDLFKDPDAYKQALAGVYGNLALTSAEGPDASNFTGIDEGTSQYGRGLWNLQEITTDEAIWSWETDAGVAELQRSSWTADNPLVSGLFGRAMFEVALANEFLNQTTEELLDSRGITGQVRTDMPAFRAEVRFLRSLAYFHMLDLFGKAPFVTEEDPGGSDYKGPEYNSQQLFDYIESELLAIIPDMKDPLQNEYGRADKGAAWMLLAKLYLNAEVYVGQARYSDCLTYCEQILNSGFTLSPEYLYNFMADNDSNAARNEIIFPVLSDGITTQNYGPPTMLVNGQVGNTERNGADFGVQAVGWTGAMRVTQRFSQIFLNGSYDTDDRNTLITENRPMEIFDIADRDSGYIIQKWSNMTSTGETGSANEIVDTDYPMFRLADVYLMYAEAHLRGGGGSVDTAVGYINELRTRANNPNLITATDLTEELLINERLVELHWEGHRRQDLVRFGRFSGGTYNWSWKGNAPSGLSIPAFRDLFPIPNASLAANPNLSQNEGY; from the coding sequence ATGAAAAGAATAACAAAACTAAATTGGTTTTTAATGTCATTTTTGGCATTAATTACAGCAACGAGTTGTATAGACGACTTAGATGTGCAGCCGGGAGACCCCGACATTATTTTAGCTGATGACCTTTTTAAAGACCCGGATGCTTATAAACAAGCCCTTGCCGGAGTATATGGTAACCTGGCACTTACCAGTGCGGAAGGTCCTGATGCTTCAAACTTTACCGGTATTGATGAAGGTACGAGTCAGTATGGAAGAGGATTATGGAACCTACAGGAAATTACTACTGATGAGGCCATTTGGTCATGGGAAACTGATGCAGGGGTAGCAGAATTGCAAAGATCAAGCTGGACGGCAGATAACCCTTTGGTAAGTGGATTATTCGGAAGAGCCATGTTTGAAGTAGCACTTGCAAATGAATTTTTGAATCAGACAACTGAAGAACTGCTTGACAGCAGGGGAATAACAGGTCAGGTGCGTACTGATATGCCTGCATTTAGGGCAGAAGTGAGATTTTTAAGATCCCTGGCTTATTTTCATATGCTTGATCTTTTTGGAAAAGCTCCTTTTGTTACTGAAGAAGATCCCGGAGGATCGGACTATAAGGGTCCAGAATACAATAGTCAACAATTATTTGATTATATAGAATCTGAGTTACTTGCTATTATTCCCGATATGAAAGATCCTCTTCAGAATGAGTACGGCCGGGCCGATAAAGGAGCAGCCTGGATGCTTTTGGCAAAGTTATATTTAAATGCTGAAGTATATGTGGGGCAGGCAAGATATAGCGACTGTCTTACTTATTGTGAACAAATATTAAATTCAGGGTTTACTCTTTCTCCTGAATATTTATACAATTTTATGGCAGACAACGATAGTAATGCTGCCAGGAATGAGATAATTTTCCCGGTTTTATCCGATGGAATTACAACCCAAAACTACGGCCCGCCAACTATGCTGGTAAACGGTCAGGTGGGTAACACTGAAAGAAACGGAGCAGATTTTGGAGTTCAGGCTGTGGGATGGACAGGAGCAATGAGGGTAACACAAAGATTTTCTCAAATATTTCTTAACGGAAGTTATGATACGGATGATAGAAATACTTTAATAACAGAAAACAGACCGATGGAAATTTTTGATATAGCCGACAGAGATTCGGGATACATCATTCAGAAGTGGTCAAATATGACATCAACCGGCGAAACAGGCTCTGCTAATGAAATAGTAGATACTGATTATCCTATGTTCAGGCTTGCCGATGTGTATTTAATGTATGCCGAAGCTCACCTTAGAGGTGGTGGAGGCTCTGTAGACACTGCTGTGGGTTATATTAATGAATTAAGAACTAGAGCTAATAACCCCAACCTTATTACGGCTACCGATTTAACCGAGGAGTTGTTAATAAACGAGCGTCTGGTAGAATTACACTGGGAAGGCCACAGGAGACAAGATTTAGTTCGTTTTGGAAGATTTAGCGGAGGAACTTATAACTGGTCATGGAAAGGAAACGCCCCTAGCGGACTATCCATACCTGCATTCAGAGACTTATTTCCAATACCTAATGCAAGTCTCGCAGCAAATCCGAATTTAAGTCAAAACGAAGGTTATTAA
- a CDS encoding SusC/RagA family TonB-linked outer membrane protein, which yields MHRRNLLINLCRLSTVWTFLLMSFISYGQSITVTGNVSSTYDNSPIPGVNVIIKDSNIGVATDFDGNYQIDANMGDILVFSYVGFETREVSVTSSTLNVFLEESLEALEDVVVIGYGSVKLEDATGSLTSVSEKDFNQGFIVTPENLLNGRVAGLTISTGGEPGSGSQIRIRGGSSLNDGSNTPLIVIDGLPIDNNTIGGARSILSTINPNDIESFTVLKDASSTAIYGSRAANGVIIINTKRGTNNFQAGLDFQLGVNTIINTVDVFSADEFRAIIAERDAQNGTSYSSLLGDADTDWQEEIYRSSIYSNQNAFVQGALFNVLPTRLSVGHTNQPGLRLTSEFERSSASLSLNPTLFDDHLKISINANMAFEKNRFANGEEANALTFDPTQPVYDPDSPFGGFFQYYNLNNDGVLDSEDLMGEVPRNPVANLLQRKAVANIRRVYGNAKAEYKLHFFPDLSAIINLGFDQSEASGYDDIATNSTTTQPNNALGSFTQYENYDRNRLFDSYLAYNKDFGTSSYIDVTAGYSYQKFERKQFNSADRYNPDSEATLNVQTPLVLIGLFGRANLSLADKYLLTLSYRRDGTSRFSKDNRWGDYPAAALAWKFNEDIFPRSNTISNLKLRLGWGITGQQDIGNGALDLYLARYSLGALGSQYFGGQGNTAIPVAIPQFKNENLQWEETTTYNIGLDFGLFNEKINGAVEVFYKESDKILFSAATADGSNYTNNGYQNIGSFTSEGIEFTLNTVVFRSEEEEGFNWDFNYNAAYIKREIKDLTLDQDFLVGEIDGGTGGQIQTHIEGQAPFGFYVYKQIYDENNRPIEGAYADLNGDNQINDDDKYVYKNGSPDVIMGFRSNMSYKKFDLSFNLRAQFGNYVYNNVNSTRAQLELLVPNAVPGNVPKSVLDTNFNSRTTVMFSDYFIENGSFLKMDNITLGYNFGNIFSGRDQSSVRLSFGVQNVFTITNYSGLDPEVFGGIDNTIYPRPRAYLVGANIRF from the coding sequence ATGCATAGAAGAAATCTACTTATTAATCTTTGCAGGCTGTCAACTGTATGGACATTTCTATTAATGTCTTTTATAAGTTACGGACAGTCAATTACTGTTACGGGAAATGTGTCGAGCACATACGACAATTCGCCTATCCCGGGAGTAAACGTCATTATTAAAGATTCAAATATTGGTGTTGCAACTGATTTTGACGGTAATTATCAGATAGACGCAAACATGGGAGATATCCTGGTTTTCTCTTATGTTGGCTTTGAAACGAGAGAAGTCAGTGTGACTTCATCCACACTCAATGTTTTCCTGGAAGAATCTTTAGAAGCACTGGAAGATGTTGTTGTAATAGGTTATGGGTCGGTAAAACTGGAGGATGCAACAGGATCACTTACCTCTGTCTCTGAAAAGGACTTTAACCAGGGGTTTATTGTTACACCCGAGAACCTCTTAAATGGTAGAGTAGCAGGTCTTACCATCAGTACAGGTGGAGAACCAGGATCCGGCTCTCAAATAAGAATAAGGGGAGGGTCTTCTCTTAATGATGGGTCCAATACTCCTTTAATAGTTATAGACGGGCTTCCCATAGATAATAACACCATTGGGGGTGCAAGGTCTATATTAAGTACTATTAACCCTAATGATATTGAATCTTTCACTGTATTAAAAGATGCCTCGTCAACAGCTATTTATGGTTCAAGGGCAGCTAATGGGGTAATAATTATTAATACCAAAAGAGGTACGAATAATTTTCAGGCAGGGCTGGATTTTCAGCTAGGTGTAAATACTATAATCAATACTGTAGATGTTTTTTCTGCTGATGAATTTCGTGCTATCATAGCTGAAAGAGATGCACAGAACGGTACCTCTTATTCCAGTTTATTAGGAGATGCGGATACCGATTGGCAAGAAGAAATTTACAGGAGTTCTATATACTCAAATCAAAATGCCTTTGTGCAGGGAGCTTTATTTAATGTCCTTCCAACCAGGCTTTCAGTTGGGCATACCAATCAACCCGGGTTAAGATTAACATCGGAATTTGAAAGAAGTTCCGCATCCCTTTCCCTCAATCCAACCTTGTTTGATGATCATTTAAAAATAAGTATTAATGCTAATATGGCTTTTGAGAAAAACAGGTTTGCAAATGGGGAAGAGGCCAATGCGCTTACTTTTGACCCGACACAACCAGTTTATGATCCGGATTCTCCTTTTGGTGGATTTTTTCAGTATTACAACCTGAATAATGATGGAGTTTTAGATTCGGAAGACCTGATGGGTGAAGTGCCGCGTAACCCTGTAGCCAATTTATTGCAAAGAAAGGCTGTTGCTAATATAAGAAGGGTGTATGGTAATGCAAAGGCAGAATACAAATTACACTTTTTCCCTGATCTGAGTGCAATTATTAATTTAGGTTTTGACCAATCCGAAGCTTCAGGATATGATGATATTGCTACTAACAGTACCACTACACAACCTAACAATGCATTAGGGTCATTTACCCAATATGAAAACTATGACCGAAACAGGCTTTTTGATAGTTATCTGGCTTATAATAAAGATTTTGGGACCTCTTCATACATTGATGTAACCGCAGGTTATTCTTATCAAAAATTTGAAAGAAAACAATTTAATAGTGCAGACCGGTATAATCCTGACTCTGAAGCTACCTTAAATGTACAAACACCTTTGGTATTAATAGGACTGTTTGGTAGGGCCAATTTATCTTTGGCAGATAAATATTTACTTACCTTATCTTATAGAAGAGACGGAACTTCCAGGTTTAGTAAAGATAACAGATGGGGGGATTATCCTGCAGCAGCGCTGGCATGGAAATTTAATGAAGATATTTTTCCCCGTTCCAATACAATATCTAATCTAAAATTAAGATTGGGTTGGGGTATAACAGGGCAACAGGATATTGGTAATGGCGCATTAGATTTGTATTTAGCACGGTATAGTTTAGGAGCTTTGGGTTCTCAATATTTCGGAGGTCAGGGTAATACAGCTATTCCGGTTGCGATTCCTCAATTTAAAAATGAAAATTTGCAATGGGAAGAAACAACAACTTATAATATTGGTCTGGATTTTGGTTTGTTTAATGAAAAAATAAACGGAGCAGTTGAAGTTTTTTATAAAGAATCAGACAAAATACTCTTTTCAGCAGCTACGGCTGATGGTTCTAATTATACAAATAACGGTTATCAAAATATTGGTAGTTTCACTTCCGAAGGGATTGAATTTACTCTAAACACCGTGGTATTTAGAAGTGAAGAAGAAGAAGGTTTTAATTGGGATTTTAACTATAATGCAGCTTACATTAAGAGAGAAATCAAAGATTTAACACTTGACCAGGACTTTTTGGTGGGTGAAATAGACGGAGGTACAGGAGGACAAATCCAAACTCATATAGAAGGACAGGCTCCCTTTGGTTTTTATGTATACAAACAAATATACGATGAAAATAACAGGCCAATAGAAGGAGCTTATGCTGATTTAAACGGTGATAACCAGATTAATGATGACGACAAATATGTATATAAAAACGGGTCACCGGACGTTATAATGGGCTTCCGATCTAATATGTCTTATAAAAAATTCGATTTATCATTTAATTTAAGAGCCCAATTTGGAAACTATGTTTACAACAATGTAAACTCTACACGGGCTCAGTTAGAACTGCTTGTGCCAAATGCAGTGCCGGGCAATGTTCCTAAATCTGTTTTAGATACTAATTTTAATTCCAGAACCACTGTGATGTTCTCAGATTATTTTATTGAAAATGGTTCTTTCCTGAAAATGGATAACATTACCCTGGGATATAATTTTGGCAATATATTTTCTGGTAGAGACCAATCAAGTGTAAGATTGTCCTTTGGAGTTCAAAATGTCTTTACCATTACCAATTATTCAGGGCTTGATCCTGAAGTATTCGGAGGAATAGATAATACAATTTATCCAAGGCCAAGAGCTTATTTAGTAGGTGCTAATATTAGATTTTAA
- a CDS encoding two-component regulator propeller domain-containing protein, translating into MKKALRLENKYRLKALLICFLIGLKAISQTQPVFQKLDQANGLSNGRVTCIVKEERGFVWIGTKDGLNRFDGFEFKVYNKKNSNIGSNDISDILIDTKGRLWISTLGGGLNLYDRFTDTFKVYRNIQDDSTSIASNQVNTIFEDSHGKLWLGTENGLSKFDDEENMFKSFTFISDSLNSSSYNSIRSICEGSDGNLWVGTFGGGINKFDIQNQNFVQFPADNNFFTDFVHVVYPLKNNEILIGTSGGGLVKINEINHKFSKFFEGPLKQKYDINIVRTIHKDSKGNLWIGTDGKGVLKITNMYSTKPSVHNFLYNSQIKSSLSGNAVYEIIEDDNFNIWIGTAWNGVNILNQTSKYDFLYSDIKGIDPSPVLSIYQADDKLLLGLDGNGLTVFNNKYEGTTYYNKENKKFIGGDYIQFISRSHDKKFWLATFANGLINFNSETGKYKQFKHDSKNNKSLSYNDVRYVLEDEHKNLWVATWGGGLNYLNTKKEEFKSFRENKNSANSINSDNVISLQKDERGNLWIATFGGGINFFDPVTEKFQHFVHDENNPNSISGNNIFSILLDSKNNLWIGTSGEGLNRLDIENNKIERFSNNDQIKYGTITAIVEDNNGIIWFSTKQGIINYNYETGKFNNYPELSGEFHINSAFKDQNGYLYFGGTTGVIKFNPKTITVDSTQPEVTLTSFKLFNKEVEIGKDKILSKPVSLQDHITLAHDDDVITFEFAALQFPFASGCEYSIKMENFDEDWRYIGKDRTATYTNLPPGKYEFKVRSKNSGNDWGQNYTSVKITILKPFWLKWWAILFYIFFFVITIYLFIKYIIAWEQIKSKLRLEQLTHEKDTELHKLKQQFFTNISHEIRTPVTLILGAISRLFESESIVEKQHYNAVSTIKKSSNHLLRLTNELLDFRKLETDEIKLKITQNNWVDFCNEIFLSFNEVALKNNIQYTFNVQQENILLWFDKSQLEKVIYNLLSNAFKFTGENGKITLNVYCNEESAFLEVEDTGVGISKKQVSNIFNRFYQTQSPEEVKEIGFGLGLSISKEIMKRHHGNIFVNSEENVGSKFTISLKHNNKHFKPAEIVYDYKDEEEISRYVFNSAEEKSLTLNHSLSHINIKNQRDSTVLIVEDNIEIQNLLGDLLCKDFNILQAPNGKEALTIANDNIPDLIISDVMMPVMDGITLTNKLKLNPVTSHIPVILLTARTSYIHKQEGYETGADDYITKPFNHALLKTRVKNILRNRQLLREKFNTEALTKPADLAINKVDQAFLEKLMKIIEENIDKNDLNAKFLTKELGMSHSVIYKKIKSLTGLTFLDFVRDFKLKRARQLIEKYNYSVSDACYKVGYSDRKYFSRLFKQKFGKNPSDFAKGNSQ; encoded by the coding sequence TTGAAAAAAGCCCTGAGATTAGAAAATAAATACAGACTTAAAGCTTTACTGATATGTTTCCTTATCGGGCTAAAGGCTATTTCTCAAACTCAACCGGTTTTTCAGAAACTGGACCAGGCTAATGGTCTGTCAAACGGTCGTGTAACTTGTATTGTAAAGGAGGAAAGGGGGTTTGTATGGATCGGAACAAAAGACGGTTTAAACAGGTTTGACGGGTTTGAATTTAAAGTCTACAATAAGAAAAACAGTAATATTGGTTCTAATGATATTTCTGATATCTTAATTGATACAAAAGGGAGGTTATGGATAAGTACCCTTGGAGGGGGACTTAATCTGTATGACCGGTTTACAGATACATTTAAGGTTTACAGGAATATTCAGGATGATAGTACTTCAATAGCATCAAATCAGGTAAATACGATCTTTGAAGATTCACATGGCAAATTGTGGTTAGGCACCGAAAATGGCTTGAGTAAGTTTGATGATGAGGAAAATATGTTCAAGTCATTTACTTTTATAAGTGACAGTCTAAACTCTTCAAGTTATAATAGCATTAGGAGTATTTGTGAAGGAAGTGATGGTAATTTATGGGTAGGAACCTTTGGAGGTGGTATAAATAAATTTGACATTCAAAATCAAAATTTTGTACAGTTTCCGGCAGATAATAACTTTTTTACAGACTTTGTCCATGTGGTCTATCCTCTAAAGAATAATGAAATACTTATAGGGACAAGTGGAGGAGGGCTTGTGAAAATTAATGAAATTAATCATAAATTCTCAAAATTCTTTGAAGGTCCTTTAAAACAAAAATACGATATAAATATAGTTAGAACTATTCATAAAGATAGTAAGGGAAATTTATGGATAGGTACTGATGGTAAAGGAGTTTTGAAGATAACCAATATGTACTCCACCAAACCCTCAGTACATAATTTTCTTTATAACTCCCAAATCAAATCATCTCTTTCCGGAAACGCAGTATATGAAATTATAGAAGATGATAATTTTAATATCTGGATAGGTACTGCCTGGAATGGCGTCAATATATTAAACCAGACAAGTAAATATGACTTTTTATATAGTGACATTAAAGGAATTGACCCTTCCCCGGTATTAAGTATATACCAGGCAGATGATAAATTGCTTTTAGGTTTGGATGGGAACGGCCTCACGGTTTTTAATAATAAATATGAAGGTACCACATACTATAATAAAGAAAATAAAAAGTTTATAGGTGGGGATTATATACAGTTTATCTCCCGTTCACATGATAAAAAATTCTGGTTAGCCACTTTTGCCAACGGACTCATAAATTTTAATAGTGAGACTGGTAAGTACAAACAGTTTAAACATGATTCTAAAAATAATAAATCATTAAGTTATAATGATGTGAGGTATGTTTTAGAAGATGAGCATAAAAACCTATGGGTAGCAACATGGGGAGGTGGTTTGAACTATTTGAATACAAAAAAAGAAGAATTTAAAAGTTTCAGGGAAAATAAAAATTCGGCAAATTCGATAAATAGCGATAACGTAATTTCTCTTCAGAAGGACGAAAGAGGTAATTTGTGGATAGCTACCTTTGGCGGAGGGATTAATTTTTTTGATCCGGTTACTGAAAAGTTTCAACATTTTGTGCATGATGAAAATAATCCTAATTCCATAAGCGGGAATAATATATTTAGTATCCTGTTGGATTCTAAAAATAACCTGTGGATTGGTACATCGGGAGAAGGACTTAACCGGCTGGACATTGAAAACAATAAAATTGAGCGTTTTAGTAATAACGATCAAATAAAGTATGGTACTATAACTGCCATTGTTGAAGACAATAACGGAATAATATGGTTTAGTACAAAACAGGGGATAATAAATTATAATTATGAAACCGGCAAGTTTAACAATTACCCTGAGTTAAGCGGAGAATTTCATATCAATTCTGCTTTCAAAGACCAAAACGGATATTTATATTTTGGAGGAACAACAGGAGTTATAAAATTTAATCCGAAAACTATCACGGTAGATTCTACACAACCGGAAGTAACCCTTACAAGTTTTAAACTTTTTAATAAAGAGGTTGAAATAGGGAAAGATAAAATTTTATCAAAACCGGTCTCCTTGCAGGATCATATTACTTTAGCTCATGACGATGATGTAATAACATTTGAATTTGCTGCTTTACAATTTCCATTTGCTTCAGGTTGCGAATACTCTATAAAAATGGAAAATTTCGATGAAGACTGGAGGTACATTGGTAAAGACAGAACGGCTACTTACACAAATCTTCCGCCCGGCAAATACGAATTTAAAGTAAGGAGTAAAAATTCGGGTAATGATTGGGGACAAAATTATACTTCTGTAAAAATAACTATCCTTAAACCTTTTTGGCTAAAATGGTGGGCCATTTTGTTTTATATATTTTTCTTTGTAATAACAATTTATCTGTTTATTAAATATATAATTGCCTGGGAACAGATAAAATCTAAATTAAGGCTGGAGCAATTAACCCATGAAAAAGATACAGAGCTACATAAACTCAAACAGCAGTTCTTTACCAATATATCACACGAAATAAGAACGCCTGTTACTCTTATTTTGGGAGCCATAAGCAGGCTTTTTGAAAGTGAGAGTATTGTAGAAAAGCAGCATTATAATGCAGTAAGCACCATTAAAAAGAGTAGTAATCATTTGCTCAGGTTAACAAATGAATTACTGGATTTTAGAAAATTAGAAACAGATGAGATAAAACTTAAAATCACTCAAAATAACTGGGTAGATTTTTGCAATGAAATATTTTTATCGTTTAATGAAGTAGCTCTCAAAAACAACATTCAATATACCTTTAATGTACAACAAGAAAATATTTTGTTGTGGTTTGATAAAAGCCAACTGGAAAAAGTAATTTATAATTTACTTTCAAATGCTTTTAAATTTACCGGCGAAAACGGAAAAATAACTTTAAATGTTTATTGTAATGAGGAAAGCGCTTTTTTGGAAGTGGAAGATACAGGTGTGGGAATTTCAAAAAAACAAGTATCAAATATTTTTAACAGGTTTTATCAAACACAAAGCCCTGAGGAAGTAAAAGAAATAGGATTTGGTCTGGGTTTGTCAATTTCTAAAGAAATTATGAAGCGGCATCACGGAAACATTTTCGTTAATAGTGAAGAGAATGTTGGGAGTAAATTTACCATATCCCTGAAACACAATAATAAACATTTCAAACCAGCGGAAATAGTGTATGACTATAAGGACGAAGAGGAAATATCCAGATATGTTTTTAATTCTGCTGAAGAAAAATCATTAACTCTTAATCACAGTCTCTCTCATATCAATATAAAGAACCAGCGAGATTCTACCGTTTTAATAGTTGAAGATAATATAGAAATACAAAATCTTCTGGGAGATTTATTATGTAAGGATTTTAACATATTACAAGCGCCCAATGGTAAAGAAGCTTTAACAATTGCAAACGATAATATTCCGGATCTTATAATAAGCGATGTAATGATGCCGGTAATGGATGGAATCACCCTCACAAACAAACTTAAGTTAAACCCTGTTACAAGTCATATACCGGTAATACTACTCACTGCACGAACTTCTTATATACATAAACAGGAAGGTTATGAAACAGGTGCAGATGATTATATTACCAAACCTTTTAATCATGCCTTGTTAAAAACCAGGGTGAAAAATATTTTAAGAAACCGGCAATTGCTCCGGGAAAAATTTAATACAGAAGCACTCACTAAACCTGCTGATTTGGCTATAAATAAAGTTGACCAGGCATTTTTGGAAAAACTTATGAAAATCATAGAAGAGAATATTGATAAAAATGATTTAAATGCTAAATTTTTAACTAAGGAATTGGGTATGAGTCACTCTGTTATATATAAAAAGATAAAATCACTTACAGGTTTAACCTTTTTGGACTTTGTTAGGGATTTTAAACTTAAAAGAGCCCGGCAGCTTATAGAAAAGTATAATTATTCAGTATCCGATGCATGTTATAAAGTAGGATATTCCGATAGAAAATATTTCAGCAGGCTTTTTAAACAAAAATTTGGGAAAAACCCTTCTGATTTTGCTAAAGGTAATTCGCAATAA
- a CDS encoding NUDIX hydrolase codes for MDKQVIDYYSTKDKMYVATDCIVFGFDEGELKLLIFKRRVEPNKGEWSLIGSFVELEEDVDEAARRVLKEITGLDNVFFKQLKAYGKADRDKGYRCISIAQYALIRIDDYDKKLVEKHGAFWYRIQDAPQLVMDHDEMVKDALKELENKARHQPIGFELLPQKFTIPQLQSLYEAIYQREMDSRNFRKKVLSLKVLKKLEEKDKVSSKRGAYLYKFDYKNYQKLLLSGYNFEI; via the coding sequence ATGGACAAACAAGTTATAGATTATTATTCTACTAAAGATAAAATGTATGTTGCAACAGATTGTATTGTATTTGGTTTTGATGAAGGAGAGCTTAAGCTTTTAATATTTAAAAGAAGGGTTGAGCCTAATAAGGGAGAATGGTCTCTTATAGGAAGTTTTGTAGAACTGGAGGAAGATGTTGATGAGGCTGCACGAAGGGTTTTAAAGGAAATTACCGGGCTTGACAATGTTTTTTTTAAACAGTTAAAGGCCTATGGTAAAGCTGACAGGGATAAGGGTTACAGGTGTATTTCTATTGCACAATACGCATTAATACGCATTGATGATTATGATAAAAAGCTTGTGGAAAAACATGGAGCTTTCTGGTATAGGATTCAGGATGCACCCCAATTGGTGATGGATCATGATGAAATGGTGAAAGATGCTTTAAAAGAACTGGAAAATAAAGCACGCCACCAACCGATTGGTTTTGAGTTGCTGCCTCAAAAGTTTACCATACCACAGTTGCAAAGCCTTTATGAAGCTATATATCAGCGGGAAATGGATTCGAGAAACTTTAGAAAGAAGGTGCTTTCATTAAAAGTTTTAAAAAAACTGGAGGAAAAAGATAAAGTTTCATCAAAAAGAGGAGCTTATTTATATAAGTTTGACTATAAAAATTATCAAAAATTATTGCTTTCAGGATACAATTTCGAAATTTAA